A genomic region of Homalodisca vitripennis isolate AUS2020 chromosome 5, UT_GWSS_2.1, whole genome shotgun sequence contains the following coding sequences:
- the LOC124362071 gene encoding uncharacterized protein LOC124362071 isoform X2, which produces MGGSVRYILVVLLLTLHHNEGFRIFQRVKEFLHGTTTTTTTTTTSTTELPVYDEVIDDVLDASWKSQPQRLPSSSPSTTADDGFLMPDDPQLMGTGVDGTDRLLLDENTSSTQKTPVPVPVDNGRVLIDAPPRSCGPGQRLDRSGKCRRAFK; this is translated from the coding sequence ATGGGAGGCAGCGTGAGGTACATTTTGGTGGTTCTGCTGTTAACTTTACATCACAATGAGGGATTTCGGATATTTCAAAGAGTAAAGGAGTTTCTACACGGCACCACTACGACAACGACAACGACGACGACGAGTACGACAGAACTTCCCGTCTACGACGAGGTGATTGATGATGTGTTAGACGCGTCCTGGAAGAGTCAACCTCAGAGATTACCCTCGAGTTCCCCGTCCACGACCGCTGATGACGGATTTCTTATGCCCGACGACCCTCAACTGATGGGAACTGGAGTAGATGGTACTGATAGGTTGCTCCTCGACGAGAATACGTCCTCGACTCAGAAGACTCCAGTACCGGTACCCGTTGACAATGGCAGGGTGCTCATAGACGCACCCCCCAGAAGCTGTGGTCCAGGCCAGAGATTAGATCGTTCAGGAAAGTGTAGGAGAGCTTTCAAG